One Trichocoleus sp. genomic region harbors:
- a CDS encoding tetratricopeptide repeat protein yields MGVSVEVNSNNFAAEVVQASHDRPVLVDFFAQWCGPCQMLKPILEKLVQEYDFVLAKVDIDQSNDLASTYRIEGVPDVRVFVQGEMHPGFVGVLSEPKIRQFLAQLNLKSQLETGLEEIQQAMAAGDSEQAKGLFAKLIEQYPQDRKLAVAAAQFLIGQNKFDSAEKLLSFIQENEKPYFARAQALRTLIELKRESETTNFGNEFDRPFFTSVQQILTGDYEAALEGFLSIAAKDRKYRNDSARKAMVMAFEIMGDEHPLTPQYRKKLVQVLY; encoded by the coding sequence ATGGGCGTCTCCGTTGAAGTAAACAGCAATAATTTTGCCGCTGAGGTAGTACAAGCCTCACACGATCGCCCTGTTTTAGTCGATTTCTTTGCCCAGTGGTGCGGCCCCTGCCAGATGCTCAAGCCGATTCTTGAAAAGCTGGTGCAGGAATATGATTTTGTCCTGGCAAAGGTTGATATTGATCAAAGTAATGACTTGGCAAGTACCTACCGAATTGAAGGTGTGCCGGATGTGCGCGTCTTTGTTCAAGGTGAAATGCATCCTGGATTTGTGGGTGTGTTGTCGGAACCGAAGATTCGTCAGTTTTTGGCGCAGTTAAATTTAAAGTCGCAGCTAGAGACGGGGCTGGAAGAAATTCAACAAGCAATGGCTGCTGGAGATTCTGAACAAGCCAAAGGTTTATTTGCAAAGTTAATTGAGCAATATCCGCAAGACCGTAAGCTTGCTGTTGCTGCTGCACAGTTTTTAATTGGACAGAACAAGTTTGATTCTGCTGAAAAACTTTTATCGTTTATTCAAGAAAACGAAAAACCATATTTCGCTAGAGCACAGGCACTTCGGACTTTAATTGAACTCAAACGCGAAAGCGAAACAACAAATTTTGGGAACGAGTTCGATCGCCCATTTTTTACGTCTGTACAGCAAATTTTGACAGGCGATTATGAAGCGGCACTGGAAGGGTTTTTGTCGATCGCAGCAAAAGATCGGAAATACCGCAATGATAGTGCCAGAAAAGCAATGGTGATGGCGTTTGAAATCATGGGAGATGAACATCCCCTCACACCGCAATATCGCAAAAAACTAGTCCAGGTTTTATATTAA
- a CDS encoding esterase-like activity of phytase family protein, with translation MRRFSAKLFSCLPLRLPRFASLLLPIVLLLTSLLTSCSLPQIKAEDRLFLNLSLDYLDEYRLPKGEFAETPVGGLSGISYDRQQDRFYAVSDDRSERAPARFYTLKLAIGAAPDQPDQIGIQSVEVERVTTLKGENGQPFAKGTIDLEGIALSPRRSVFVASEGVVEAGIPPFVDEFDLETGNWRKSLPIPKRFIPEEVEGQPSGVQNNRGFESLTLNLSGSAPGSTEPFRLFAATEAPIQQDLAPAPSETPSETLPETPSETQQPLRFVHYLVGEDLPSLLAEHIYLIDPPSAGATENGLVEMVTLDQGGHFLGLERSFGIAAGVGAKLYQFTMGGATDTSSIPYLHGDIAELTPIYKRLLLDLSDLKIPLDNLEGMTLGPQLPDGNRSLILVSDDNFNDLQVTQFLLFRLKQGRSGSSS, from the coding sequence ATGCGCCGATTCTCCGCCAAACTCTTCAGTTGCCTGCCGCTGCGTCTTCCTCGTTTCGCGTCCCTCCTTCTGCCGATCGTTCTCCTTCTTACCAGTCTCCTGACGAGCTGTAGTCTGCCCCAGATTAAGGCAGAAGATCGGCTGTTTCTCAATCTCTCGCTGGATTATTTGGATGAATATCGATTGCCCAAAGGCGAATTTGCCGAAACTCCAGTCGGCGGTTTGTCAGGCATTAGCTATGACCGACAGCAGGATCGATTCTATGCTGTTTCAGATGACCGAAGTGAACGTGCCCCGGCTCGGTTTTACACCCTGAAACTGGCGATCGGTGCAGCCCCAGATCAGCCCGATCAAATCGGCATTCAGTCGGTTGAAGTGGAGCGAGTGACGACGCTAAAAGGCGAAAATGGACAGCCATTCGCGAAAGGAACGATCGACCTAGAAGGGATTGCGCTGAGTCCGAGGCGATCGGTTTTTGTCGCCAGTGAAGGCGTGGTTGAGGCAGGCATTCCGCCCTTTGTTGATGAATTTGATCTAGAAACGGGCAACTGGCGCAAAAGCTTACCCATTCCCAAACGATTTATCCCTGAGGAAGTTGAGGGTCAGCCGAGCGGTGTGCAAAACAATCGCGGCTTTGAATCGCTCACGCTGAACTTAAGCGGCTCTGCTCCTGGCTCAACGGAACCGTTTCGTTTGTTTGCCGCAACCGAAGCCCCGATTCAACAAGATCTTGCTCCGGCTCCGTCTGAAACTCCGTCTGAAACACTGCCTGAAACCCCGTCTGAAACCCAGCAACCACTCCGATTCGTTCACTACTTGGTCGGTGAAGACCTGCCGTCGCTGCTGGCAGAGCATATCTATTTAATTGATCCACCTTCAGCAGGTGCAACCGAGAATGGCTTAGTGGAGATGGTGACGCTTGATCAAGGCGGTCATTTTCTGGGTTTAGAGCGATCGTTTGGTATCGCTGCTGGGGTTGGAGCGAAGCTTTATCAGTTTACGATGGGTGGTGCAACAGATACATCCAGCATTCCTTACTTGCATGGGGATATTGCTGAACTAACTCCTATCTACAAACGATTACTTTTGGATCTCAGTGATCTCAAAATTCCGCTTGATAATCTAGAAGGCATGACCCTTGGTCCCCAATTACCCGATGGCAACCGGAGCCT